The stretch of DNA TGTCACGCCCGAGGAGGCGATGGCCGTCGTGCCCGAGATGCCAACGATCTACGACGAGCCGTTCGCCGACTCCTCGCAGATCCCCACACTTTTGGTTTCGAGGTTAGCCCGCCGCGACGTGACGGTCAGCCTCTCGGGCGACGGCGGCGACGAGCTGTTCGCCGGTTACCCCTGGTATCGGTGGTCGCCAGCGATCTGGAGCCGGATCGGCTGGATGCCCCGAACTCTACGGCAGGCGACGGCCGGGGCGCTTGGCAGTCTCTCCACCGACGCCTGGGATCGGATCTTCGGCCGGGTCGGTCGGCTCTTGCCCGGCGAGGTCGGCCGCTTCGCCTCGGGAGACCGTATTCACAAGCTCGCCCGGCTGGTGGCCCGGTCGAACAGCCCCGAGGATGTCTGTCGGAACCTCCTGGGCCGTTGGGACGGGAATCCGCCGCTCCGTGACCTGGAGCCGAACCGGGCTCCCCGGCTTAACGGCCATACCCGACCCGACCGGGCGGATGTCGTGGGTCAATTGATGTACAACGACCTGGTCGATTACCTGCCCGACGATATCCTGACCAAGGTCGACCGCTCGAGCATGGCGGCTAGCCTCGAGTCGAGAGCGCCGATCCTGGACCACCGGGTCGTCGAGTTCGCCAGGCGGCTGCCCAAAGCGTTGCGGATTCGCGACGGACGGGGCAAGTGGATCCTCCGGCAGGTGCTCTATCGACACGTTCCGGCCGAACTGGTCGACCGGCCCAAGATGGGCTTCGTCGTGCCGATCGACGCCTGGCTGCGTGGCCCCTTGAAGGGCTGGGCCGAGGCCTTGCTAGACGCCGACCGGCTTCGAGCCGAGGGGTTCCTCGAGCCCGAGCCGATCCTCCGGAAATGGCAGGAGCACCTCTCCGGGAAACGGAACTGGCAGCACGAACTCTGGCGCGTGTTGATGTTCGAGACGTGGCTTGAAGCCCGCTGAGGGATCGTCGATGCGCATCCTGGTGGTGACCAGCCTCTTCCCTAACCCGTATCGACCGGGGCTGGCTCCGTTCAACGCCTCGCAGTTGCGGACCCTGGCTGACCGGCATCCCACGACGGTCATCGCGCCGGTGGCCTGGACCGTTGAGCTGCCGGCCAGGCTCCGGGGCGCTCCGGCCTTGCCGAGCGGTCGGCGGATCATTCGCGGCGGGCTCGTCGTCGACTATCCCCGTTACGTCCACACCCCCTTGATCCTCCGAGGGTGGTACGGCCGATACTTCCGGGCCTCGATCCGTCAGAGCTTCGAGCGGGCCCTCATGGAGTTCCGCCCCGAGGTCGTCCTGGGAAGCTGGGCCTATCCCGACGGCTGGGCGGCGGTCGATCTGGGGCATCGGGCAGGTCTGCCGGTGGCGGTCCAGGTCCACGGATGCGACGTACTCAATGCCGGCCTCGGCCTGGACAGGGTCCCAAGCCGGAAGCGAAGGACGGTCGAGGCGCTTCAGAAGGCCGACGCGGTTCTGGCGGTCAGCCGAGACCTGGGGGCGAAGGTCATCGGCCTGGGGGTTGATCCGGCGAGAGTCCACGTCCAGCCTCAAGGCGTCGACCTCGAGCGGTTCTCCCCCGGAGATCGGCTTGAGGCACGAGACCGGCTGGGCCTGGCCAGGTCCGGCAAGGTTCTGCTCTGGGTTGGACGGGTCGACCCGGTCAAGGGGCTCGACGTGCTGATCGAGGCGGCGGCCGAGTTGCTCCGCCGCCGGGTCGACTTCCAGGTCTATCTGGTCGGCGACGGCGCCCCCCGGGCCGCCCTGGAGGCCCGGAGCCGGGCGCTCGGGCTCTCCAGGTCAATCCACTTCGTCGGGGCCCAACCCAATGGCCAGCTCCCCGACTGGTATCGGGCGGCCGACCTGACGCTCTTGCCGAGCCGGTCAGAGGGCTTGCCCAACGTCCTCCGGGAATCGCTGGCCTGCGGGACCCCGTTCGTGGCCAGCAATGTCGGCGGTATCGCCGAGATCGCCGAGGGAGACGCCGGCCGGCTGGTCAGAGCCGGCGACCCGGTCGCACTGGCCGACCAGATCCATCGGTCCTTAATCGACCCGCCCGACGCGTCGAGACACCGACCCCTGAGCTGGGACGACTCCTCGGCGATCCTGGCCGACCTCCTTCGTGCGCTCGTCTCGACCAAAGCGGCTGCCAGCTGACCGCGCCGCTGTCCCCAATCGACGGAGATCCACCCTTGGGCATCGAACCCAGGCCACCCGCGATCCTCTACTTCGGCAACGACTGGTTCGCCGAGAACCGGACCTCCAGCCACCACATCGCCCGGCAACTGGCCGAGGAGGGATTCGAGGTCTACTACATCGAGTGCCCCGGGCTGCACATCCCCAAGGGAACCGTGCGCGACCTGAAGAAGATCGGCTCGAAGCTCGCCAAGTTCCTCCAGGGGGCGGTTTCGGTCGGTCCTCGGCTGAAGGTCCGGACCCTCCTGCAGATCCCGTTCCACCGCTTCGGGCCGATCCGCAGGCTCAACCGCGCCCTGATCCTGGCGACGATCCGGAGCCTGATCCGCCGCGAGCGGATCGATCGGCCGATCTCGTGGTTCGTGATCCCACACCTCTCCCCGATAGTCGGCCGGCTGGGTGAGCGGCTCTCGGTCTATTACTGCACCGACGATTATGCGTCGTTGCCCAACGTCGACGTCGAGGTGGTCCGGGCCATGGACGAGGACCTGACCCGCCGGGCCGATCTGGTCTTCGTCACCTCTGATACCCTCTTCGATTCGAAGCGTCGGCTCAATTCGAATACCCATGTCAGCCCCCACGGCGTCGACGTCGAACACTTCGCCAGGGCCCAGGACCCACAGATCGCCATCCCGGTCGATGTAGCGGAGCTGCCCCGGCCGGTCATCGGGTTCTTCGGCCTGATCGGCGGGCAGATCGATCTGGAGCTGGTCGACTGGCTGGCCCGGCAGCGTCCCTCGTGGACCTTCCTGATGATCGGCCGGGTTGCCGTTCCCGCCGATCAGGTTCCCCAGAGCCCCAACGTCCGGATGGTCGGCAAGCGGCCTTACTCGGAGCTACCCGCCTACGGCAAGGTCTTCGACGCGGCGATCATCCCCTATCGATCCTCGCAGTTCGCCCTTTACGCCAACCCGTTGAAGCTCCGCGAATACCTGGCGATGGGCAAGCCGATCGTCGCGATTAGCACCCCCGAGATCGACAAGTTCGCCGACGTCGTGGCGATCGCCCGGTCGTCCGAGGAGTTCCTCCAGAAGCTCGACGAGGTCCTGGCCCGCCCGTCAACCCCCGAGGAGATCCAGAGGCGGATGGACCAAGTCGCCTCGCTGAGCTGGGATGCCCGCCGGCGCGAGATCCTCGAGATCGTCAATCCGCACCTCGAGGCGTCGAGAAATCCGGGGGAAGTCGTCGGAGCCTCCTGAAACCAGCCTCGACCTGAAACCAGTCTCGACCGGGCGTCAAAATCAAAACGGGTGATCGATTCCAATATCGGCGTCCAGTCGTGAGATTATTTTATGGAACCATTCACGATCGCCGTCGTCTGCTTCTGGACCTGCGCGGTCCTGGTCGTCTACGCCTATCTGGGCTACCCGGTTTTGATCTGGGTCCTCGCAAGGGTCTTTGGCCAGATGCCAGCTCCCCCGCACAAAGACGAATTCGAATGGCCGAGCGTCTCGCTGCTGATACCGGCGTACAACGAGGAGAGGGTCATCGAAGAGCGGATTCGCAACGCCCTGGCGATGGACTACCCCGCCGATCGGCTCCAGATCGTTGTCGGGTCCGATGGCAGCACCGACGCGACCAACGCGATCGCCCGAAGCTACGCCGGCCAGGGGGTTGAACTGCTCGACTACGAGGTCCGCCGGGGTAAAGCCTCCATCCTCAACCAAACGATCCCCGGACTCCGTGGCGAACTCGTCCTGATGTCCGATGCGAACACGATGATCGATTTTGACGCGCTCCGCAGGCTCGCCCAATGGTTCCACGACCCCTCCATCGGCGCGGTCTGCGGCCGCCTGGTCCTGATCGACCCGGCTAACGGGCGGAACGTCGACGGCCTCTATTGGACGTATGAGACGTTCATCAAGAAATGCGAGAATCAACTCGGGGCGCTGCTGGGAGCCAACGGCGGTCTCTATCTGGTCCGCAGGGCTCTCTACGCTCCGATCCCGGCCACGACCACCGTCGACGACCTGGTCATCCCGCTCCGAGCCAAGCTGGCGACCGGGTGCAGGATCGTCTACGAAGCATCGGCGGTCGCTCGGGAGGAGACCGCTCCCGACATCGAAGGCGAGTTCCGCCGTCGGGCCCGGAACGGAACGGGCGACTTCCGGAGTATGGAAATCCTCTGGCCGCTGCTCAACCCGGTCTGGGGCTGGACCGCCTTCGCCTTCTTCTCTCACAAGTTCCTGCGCCTGCTCTGCCCTTTCTTGCTGATTCTCCTACTGGCCAGCAGCGTGATCCTGAGCGATCGGCCGATCTACAGGGCGGCACTACTCGGGCAGCTTGGCTTCTATCTCATCGCGGTGGCAGCGGGCTACACGCCACTTCATCCCAAGGTGTTTCGATTCCTCAGGCTGACGACCATGTTCAGCGGGATGAATCTGGCGCTGCTCCTGGGGTTCTGGCGATGGATCTGGGGCACCCAGAAGGGAATCTGGAACCCCACCGGCCGTCAAGGTCAACGCGCCTGAAGCGCTCGAGGAGGGTCAGTTTGATGAGCATCGCGATGGGCTTGATCACGCTGGTTCTCCTTCTGCTGGCCGGGCTCGGGCTCGTCGTCGGCGTGATCTTCGGACTGGCCAGCCGGAGAGGTTTTGATCGATGCCTGATCCCTTACCTGATCCAGCTCGGCAAGCGTCGGAGGGAGCGGCCCGACGGACCGATCCATGTCCTGCTCTGTATCGCCGATCACTTCGAGCCGGCCAACGACGGCGCGTCGCCCGAGAAAGCCACCGAGCGGGTCCGTCAGTGGGTTGAGGACTATCCGAGACTCTTCGGCCTGTTCCAAGACAGCGACGGGAAGCCGCCCCAGCACTCGTTCTTCTACCCGATCGAGCAGTACAACGCCGAACACCTCGACCATCTTGCCGAGCTATGCCGGAGCGGTTTCGGTGAAGTCGAGGTACACCTCCACCACCACGATGATACCGCCGAGGGGCTCCGGGTGGCGATCCAGCAAGCCAAGCAGCGTCTCTCAGAACGTCACGGTCTTTTGCCGAGAGATCGGGAAACGGGCGAGCTGGCCTATGGGTTCATCCACGGGAACTGGGCCCTGGACAACTCCCGTCCCGACGGCCGATGGTGCGGCGTCAACAACGAACTCGACGTGCTCCGCGAAACCGGCTGCTACGCCGACTTCACGCTCCCCTCGGCTCCCAGCCCGACCCAGACCCGTAAGATCAATAGTATCTACTACGCGGTCGACGACCCCAAGCGTCCCCGGTCGCACGACTGGGGCGTCGACGCCGGCATCGGGCCAACCCCAGCCGACGCCCTCTTGATGATCCAAGGGCCGCTGGTGCTCGACTGGCGGAGGCGAAAATGGGGCCTCGTCCCACGGATTGAAAACGGTTGCCTCCAAGGCAACCAACCACCGAGCCCGGAGCGGCTGGAGCTCTGGATCAAGGCGAGTGTCCAGATTGCCCGGCGGCCCGACTGGTACTTCGTCAAGCTCCACACTCACGGGGCTCCCGGATCGAACCGCGAGGTGCTCCTTGGTGAACCCATGATCCGCTTCCATCAGGATCTGGCTCGCCGAGCCCAGCAAGACGCTCAGTTCCAGTTCCACTACGTGACCGCTCGCGAGATGTTCAACCTGGCCCAAGCCGCCGAGCAGGGCTGGACTGGGCCGGTCGACCAGGCCCGCGACTACCGGATGATCTGGGACGGAGCTTCGACGAGCCCGGCCGACCTAGCCTCAGTCTCGGCCGAGCCGACGATCGAAGACGCACCTTGAGGAGGCACGCATGAGCTCGGAACTCGAAGCACGATCGACGGCCGGTCCGGCTCTGGCGGAAATTCGGCCCGAGCCGGCCGCCTCTCGCCGGAGCTTCTCCAGGATCGGCCTGATCATCGCCACTCTCGGGGTAGTCTTGAGCCTCGGAGCGCGGCTGATCTACCTGGGCGCGGGGCCGTTCGGCGGTGATGAGCGGTACGTCGTGCTTCACGCCCTGAAGTTCGGCACCGGCAACCTCAACCCGAAGAACTTTGACTGGCCCGCGTCCTCCTTCTACTACCTGACCTTCCTCGTCGATGGGTTCTTCTTCGCCGGCGGATTCTTGGCGGGATGTTTCCGAAGCCCCACCGACTTCGTCCTGGGATACCTGAGCAACCCTCGGGCTTATTACCTGATTCCCCGGCTGCTCTCGGCGAGCTTCGGCCTGGGCACGGTCATACTCCTGATCCGGGCGACCGGCCGGATGGTCGACCGACCAACCGGGCTGCTCGCCGGGCTCCTGCTGCTGATGGTCCCGCTGCATGTGCAGACCAGCCGGGCCGGTCTGGCCGACGTCCCGATGACCTTCTTCGCGATCGCCTCGCTGGGGATCTCGCTCCGGATCGCGACCTCGGCGGAGGCCCGGCGCCGCGATTACCTTCTGGCGGGGATCATGGTCGGCCTGGCCGGCTCGATGAAGTACCACGGCGTGCTTTCGGCAAGCTATGTAATCTCGGCCGATCTTTACCGCGAGTTCCCCCGGCTGGGTTGGCGGGCCGTCGTGGGGCTCCCGGTTCGCCGATCCCTTCTGGCCGCCGCCGGGATGTCGATCCTGGCGTTCGTCGCGACGACGCCGTTCGCCGTCCTGGATTACCCGACCTTCTTCGCCGACCTCCGGTTTCAGCTGGAGCATCAGCGAGGCATCGTCGAGCATATCGGCATCGCCGAGCCCCCATCACCATTCCTCGAGCTGTTTCGGTCGACCTTGCCGGAGGTCGTCGGCCTGCCGATCGTCCTGCTCGGGTTCGCCGGGGGGGTACTCGCGTTGGTCGACCGCCGCCTCGGGCTGGCCGGTTCGATGCTGATCCCCTCGGTCGTCCTGGGACTGGCCGCCTTCCTGATGAGCCGGGTTCGGTTCACGCATTACCTCCTGCCGATCACGCCCTGCCTCTGCGCCCTGGCGGCCATCACGATCCGATCCATCGCCGGGCGTCTGGCCTCGACCGAGCCGAGGAGGTCGCTCATAAGCGGCCTGGCGCTGGGCTTGATCCTCGTCCTGACGATCCCGTTTCAGGTCAAGACGGCCCTGGCTCTGGGCTTGCCCCACACCGGGTCGGCGACGATGGCCTGGGTCCTGGAGCAATTCAAGCCGGGGACGAAGTTCGCGATGGACGACGAGGAGGACCTGAACTTCCTGCCGACGGTTGCCTCGCTCGATCGAAGCATCGCCGAGGCGAAGGCCGCCGGATTCTCCGGCAGGGTCGATTACTACTCGAACCTCAGGAAGATGATCGAGCGAGACCGGAACCATCCCCATTATGATCTCTACCGATTGCACGCCTCGGATCGCTCGGGCGATTATCTCCGATATCTCCAGGATCAAGATGTCCGATATTTCATCCGATCGGGGTCGGTCGTCTCGATGTTCCGGAGGAACCGGCCCTCGCCGACGACCGAGGAGCGGCTCCGGTTCTACAAGGAACTTGAGTCTCGAGCCAAGCTCATCGCCACGATCGAGGGAGACAACCAGAAGCTCCGAGGCCGGTCCTTCGAGGTCTTTGAGCTTCCGGCTGGCGATCGTTGAGGCTCGGACCATCGGATTGAGCGAGGGGCATTTTTGAAGGAGAGGACCGACATGACCGATCAGGGCGAATCCAGGACCCTGGAACAGCTCAGAGAACATTACGAGATCGAAAAGGATCTGGCCGGCCGGCTTCGCCAGGCCTCCAGCCAGGACAGAAAGCACCTCTACTCGGCCCTCTACGATGAGCTTTATCAAAGGGTTCCGCATCACCCTCGAAACACTCGTCGACATTCGTTGGAGGACAACGCCCGAGCCGTTCGGAGTCAGATGCGGTTTCTCCAGCGCTTCCTCAGGCCCGATGCGTCGTTCCTGGAGGTCGGCCCGGGGGATTGCAGCCTATCCTTTGAGGCGTCCCGGTTCGTCCGGAAGGTCTATGCTATCGACGTCTCGGCAGTGGCCATGAACAACCTCTCCAGGCCCGAGAACGTTGAAATTGTGACCTTCGACGGGATCAGTATCCCCCTACCGGCCGGATCGGTGGACATCGCCTACAGCCACCAGGTCATGGAACACCTGCACCAGGACGACGCCCTGGCGCAGCTCCGAAGCATCTTCGAGGTCCTCAAGCCCGGCGGCCTCTATCTCTGCCTTACCCCGAATCGGCTCTACGGTCCATCCGACATCTCCATGTACTTCGACGAGAGGCCCACCGGCTTCCACATGAAGGAATATACCAACACCGATCTATCGAAGCTGATGCTCGAGTCGGGATTTTCCAGGGTCCGGGCCTACGCCGGTCTCAAGGGGCGTTATGCCCCGGTGCCCGGACCGCTGATGACCTGGACCGAGGGGTTCCTGGATCGGCTGCCTCACGGGTCGAGGCGAGCCATCGCCGGGTCCCGTGCGGTCTCGAACTTCCTCGGCATCCGGTTGGTGGCGGCCAGGTGAGCCGATCAACCTCGACGACTGGTCCCCGACGGCCCGCTGAGCTTCGACGACGCGGATGAACCCTTCCTCGCATCAAACCTTCCTCGAACCGTCCCGCTCTCCAGGAAACGGACCACCACGATGAGCTCTCCGAGCGACTTCCCTGATCCATCCATCCCGACCAGGGATCTCCGCGAGTTGATGCTCTCGAAGATCCTCGACAACGCCTGTCGCGTTGGAATCATCGGCCTCGGATATGTCGGGCTGCCGCTGGCCCGAGCCTTTGTCGATTGAGGGATCGCGGTCCTGGGCTTCGACGTCGACTCTGCCAAGGTCGAATCGCTCCGTCGGGGACAGAGATACATCGGCCACATCACCGACGAGGTAGTCCGCGAGATGACCCGCCGCGGTTTCGAGGCAACAGACGATTTCAACAGGCTCGACGAACCTGATGCGATCCTGATCTGTGTGCCGACTCCCCTGAAGGACGGTCGCGAGCCCGACCTGACTTTTGTGGTCGAATCGAGCAAGACCATCGCCACCCAGCTCCGAGCTGGTCAGCTAGTGGTCCTCGAGAGTACAACCTATCCCGGCACCGCCCGCGACGTCGTCCGACCGATCCTCGAGGCCAAAGGCTTGCAGGCCGGTGAAGACTTTTTCCTGGCGTTCAGCCCCGAGCGTGAGGATCCGGGCAACCCCCAGTTCTCGGCCCCGACGATTCCCAAGGTTGTCGGCGGGCTCGACCCTCGGAGCCTCGAGTTCGCCTCGACCCTGTATGCCAAGGTGATCACCCGAGTCGTCCCGGTTTCAAGCTGCGAGGTCGCCGAAGCCTGCAAAATCCTCAAGAACACCTATCGGGCTGTAAACATCGCCTTGGTCAACGAACTGAAGATCCTTTACGGCCGGATGGGCATCGACGTTTGAGAGGTGATCGAGGCGGCCCGGACCAAGCCCTTCGGATTCCAGGTGTTCTAGCCTGGTCCAGGGCTGGGCGGGCGCTGCATTCCGATCGATCCGTTCTAACTCTCCTGGATCGCCAGGAAACACGGCCTGACGACCCGGTTCTTCGGGCTGGCCGGAGAGATCAACACCGCCATGCCCGCCTACGTTGTTCAGCGAATCGCCGACGCCCTCAACGATCGGGCCAAGCCGGTCCGGGGCAGTAAGATCATCCTGCTTGGTATGGCTTTCAAGAAGGACGTGGACGACCCCCGCGAATCGCCCGGCTTCGAGCTGATGGAGTTGCTCCTGGCTAAAGGAGCCATCGTCTCCTACAACGACCCACATATCCCCAAGCTCCCCTCGATGCGGCACTACCCTGGACTCAAGATGACCAGCCAGCCGTTGACGCCGGAATACCTCCGGTCTCAGGATTGCGTCCTGATCGCGACGGACCACTTAGCCTACGACTGGCCCTTGATCGTCGAGCACTCGCCGTTGGTCATCGACACCCGCAATGCGGCCCGGAAGGTAAAGGCTCATCGCGAGCGGATCGTCCCGGCCTGACCAGCCTGGAGACGCCGCGGATCATCGATCACTTCGAAAGTGAGCGTCCCGCCGCAACCGGTCTAATCCGGTAGCGGCGGGACCCCTTTTTGCCTCTCTAAGACGTTTACTTCTGACGGTTCTTGCGGCGGCCACCCTGGAGGGTCGGGACCGTCGGGATCTCCTGGCCCGAGAAGACCTGATCAACGCCCGCCGAGCTCGGATTGACGGTGCTGGTCGGGGCCTGGAGCGGAGCCGTGATCGACTTGGTCGAGGTCGTCGATGCCCCGGAAACCAGCGGTACAACCGTGGCAGTGACCGACCCAAGGGTGGACGGCGTGGTGGGTTTGAAGACGACGTCTACCCAGTAGTTGGTCGCCTTCCAGGTCTGGGTGGGGAAGCCTCCCCCTGAACCATACCGGAAGACACTCCCGTTGGCCGGCACTGACAGTGGTCCGCTGGTATAGGCCGAGGCGAAGTAGTTCGCGTCCGACGCGTAGCCACCTTGCGGAGCCAGGTACGACGCCACGTAAATCGTGTTCGGCTGAATCGTCACCGGCGAGGCGAAGGTCACTTGCTGCCAACCCGAGGCCGTCTCGGACGTGAACGTGGCCGAGGCCAGAAGCTGGCCGCTGCTGCTCCAGAGGTGGCCAACGTGGGTTCCCGTGTTGGTGCCGGCCTTGTAGAAGCGGATTCCGGTGATCGTCCCAGCCGTGTTGGAGCTGAACTTCACCCCCAGCTCAACCGCGCTGGCTTCGGGGAACGACGCCGTAACCGGCTTGGACGAGCTGCTCCAAAGCGTGGACGACGTCGACGTTGATGGAGGGGTGGCGTCCGTGCCGGTGGTGAAGGACCGGGTGGTCGTGCCGACCATCAGATTGCCGGCAAGGTCCTTGACCCCACTGACGCTGGCGGTGTAAGTCGTCGAGGCCTTCAAAGCCGCCGATGGCTTGAGTGTGGCCGTGTTGCTATTCGTCGCGTAGGTCACGGTGGACGGGATCACGCTGCCGGCGGCGTCCTTGAGCACGAAGTTGATCGTGCCCGACTGGACCGCTTCGCTGAAGAGCGCCGTGACGCTGGCCGTCGTCGCCACGCCGGTGGCAGCGGCCGCCGGGGTGAATGAGTTGACCTTAGGGGCCACCGTGTCGACCGTTCCGGTGGTGAAGGACCCGGTGGTCGTGCCGACCATCAGATTGCCGGCAACGTCCCTGACCCCACTGACGCTGGCGGTGTAAGTCGTCGAGGCCTTCAAAGCCGCCGATGGCTTGAGTGTGGCCGTGTTGCTATTCGTCGCGTAGGTCACGGTGGACGGGATCACGCTGCCGGCGGCGTCCTTGAGCACGAAGTTGATCGTGCCCGACTGGACCGCTTCGCTGAAGAGCGCCGTGACGCTGGCCGTCGTCGCCACGCCGGTGGCAGCGGCCGCCGGGGTGAATGAGTTGACCTTAGGGGCCACCGTGTCGCCGACCGGAGCCGGCGGACTCGTGCTGCCGGCCTGGAACTCGTATGCACCAATATCGACACCATTGCCGATCGGCCTGGGCTTCTTTTCCAGATCGGTCGAGGGAGCGTTCAGAGAGGTCCCGGTATCGATCAGGGTGCTTGTCGATGGGAGGTGGAAGTCCAACCCGGACGCGTTGACGAAGGATTTGGTCAGGTCGAGCAGTATCGAGTGAGTATCGAAGGCGTACTTGGTCTGCCACTGGCTCAGCGTGAGGCTCGAACTGCCCTCGTCGGCCGAGAACCTCGGAGCGACGGCGTTGTAATCCATCTTCATTCCGGTCAGACTGGCCGCCGAGGCGATGACAGTCCCGTCGGTCCCGTTGGTGCTGGCCGAATACAGCACATTGTTGATGATCGTGTTGCCCGTGCTGGCATCGGCCAGCCGAAGCGCCGACTGACCATCGGCTGCCACCATGATTGTGTTATTGGCGATCAGATTGTTCGTCGAGCCCTGCGAGCTCTGGAGCTGGGCGACGGTGAGCCCCTTGGCGTGGGCGTTGGCGATGATGTTATTGCGAATGACCGAATTCTGGACGCCGCCGAGGTTGATTGCCGAGCCCGGACCATACTTCGCCAGCGATCCGCCCATACCGACGTTGGTGATGATGTTGTTCTCGACCAGGGCTCCCGGAATCAGTCCGTTGCCTCCCTGGCTGGAGTCGCCGTTAAGCAGCAACCCGTTGCCCAGGACATTGGTCACCGTATTGCCGCGGACGGTCGGCCGGACCGCGCTATTGGCCACGTAGATCCCGGTGTCATAGCCCCCGGAAACCTTGTTGTTCTGGACCAGTAGGTCGGTGGTGAAACTGGTCATCATGCCGCACTGGTCAACCTGCCGGAGTTGAATCGTGTTGTTGCTGAAATTGACACCGATTCCTCCGCCAGCGGCCCGGAGCGCGGTCCTCCAATTGGACTGGCTGGCATCGGGGGTGATGGTGAACCCGCTGATGGTGACGTAATTGCAGTTTTCCAGGTTGATCGCGTCGGGTGTCTTGCCATTGCGGACGTTGATGAGCGTGCCCGGGTCGGCCTGAAACGTGATCGGAGCGTTCGCGGTCCCACCCTGGGGAGAATTCCAGCCCATGATGAAACCGGCGTAGGTGCCCGCCCGAACCGAGATCACGTCACCGGGCTTGGCAAGGTCGGAAGCGTGCTGAAGTGTCTTCCAGGGGGCCGTGGCCGTGCCGGCAGCCGAGTCGTTGCCCGTTGGGGAGACGATGTAGTTGCTCAGAGCCAATCGTGTCTCAAGCAGCTCAATTTGCAACCGAGACCTTGATCGCGAGGGCCGGCTTCCATCGGAAAAAAAGTTTCGCCCTCGAGATGTGAGCCTAGGTAGAATTTTCATCAGTCGGGACTCTCTTGGTAAAAGCTGGGGAGTGGACGACCCTGGAGCCGGGGACGGGTGCGAGCCGTCCCCGGCTCAGTGCATTGACGGAAAAAGCTGGGGAGTGGACGACCCTGGAGCCGGGGACGGGTGCGAGCCGTCCCCGGCTCAGTGCATTGACGGAAACACAATTCCTGCCCGGGGGGATGAAGCTGGATTTCGACAGTCTCGAAACCTCAACGCGAACGTCACCAACGTTAACTTTTATCAAAAATGATTACCTGCTTGAATGCAGCAGACTTTAATCTTTCATTAAGGTAATCGCTTTTATTTATTAGTACTAAGTTGTCGCTTGTCAAGAACCCACGGCATATTTTTTGACTCAAACCAACGAGTTCAAGGTCACTTCTCACCTGCTACGACAATGGTGAGCCATCTGCAACTACTTTTGACGCGCAACTTGAGAGATGACCGACTACGAAACCTGAACCTAACCGACAACGACGGCTCACACCGCGTAACGAAACCGAAAGCCT from Isosphaeraceae bacterium EP7 encodes:
- a CDS encoding class I SAM-dependent methyltransferase, translated to MTDQGESRTLEQLREHYEIEKDLAGRLRQASSQDRKHLYSALYDELYQRVPHHPRNTRRHSLEDNARAVRSQMRFLQRFLRPDASFLEVGPGDCSLSFEASRFVRKVYAIDVSAVAMNNLSRPENVEIVTFDGISIPLPAGSVDIAYSHQVMEHLHQDDALAQLRSIFEVLKPGGLYLCLTPNRLYGPSDISMYFDERPTGFHMKEYTNTDLSKLMLESGFSRVRAYAGLKGRYAPVPGPLMTWTEGFLDRLPHGSRRAIAGSRAVSNFLGIRLVAAR
- a CDS encoding glycosyltransferase, which translates into the protein MGIEPRPPAILYFGNDWFAENRTSSHHIARQLAEEGFEVYYIECPGLHIPKGTVRDLKKIGSKLAKFLQGAVSVGPRLKVRTLLQIPFHRFGPIRRLNRALILATIRSLIRRERIDRPISWFVIPHLSPIVGRLGERLSVYYCTDDYASLPNVDVEVVRAMDEDLTRRADLVFVTSDTLFDSKRRLNSNTHVSPHGVDVEHFARAQDPQIAIPVDVAELPRPVIGFFGLIGGQIDLELVDWLARQRPSWTFLMIGRVAVPADQVPQSPNVRMVGKRPYSELPAYGKVFDAAIIPYRSSQFALYANPLKLREYLAMGKPIVAISTPEIDKFADVVAIARSSEEFLQKLDEVLARPSTPEEIQRRMDQVASLSWDARRREILEIVNPHLEASRNPGEVVGAS
- a CDS encoding phospholipid carrier-dependent glycosyltransferase encodes the protein MSSELEARSTAGPALAEIRPEPAASRRSFSRIGLIIATLGVVLSLGARLIYLGAGPFGGDERYVVLHALKFGTGNLNPKNFDWPASSFYYLTFLVDGFFFAGGFLAGCFRSPTDFVLGYLSNPRAYYLIPRLLSASFGLGTVILLIRATGRMVDRPTGLLAGLLLLMVPLHVQTSRAGLADVPMTFFAIASLGISLRIATSAEARRRDYLLAGIMVGLAGSMKYHGVLSASYVISADLYREFPRLGWRAVVGLPVRRSLLAAAGMSILAFVATTPFAVLDYPTFFADLRFQLEHQRGIVEHIGIAEPPSPFLELFRSTLPEVVGLPIVLLGFAGGVLALVDRRLGLAGSMLIPSVVLGLAAFLMSRVRFTHYLLPITPCLCALAAITIRSIAGRLASTEPRRSLISGLALGLILVLTIPFQVKTALALGLPHTGSATMAWVLEQFKPGTKFAMDDEEDLNFLPTVASLDRSIAEAKAAGFSGRVDYYSNLRKMIERDRNHPHYDLYRLHASDRSGDYLRYLQDQDVRYFIRSGSVVSMFRRNRPSPTTEERLRFYKELESRAKLIATIEGDNQKLRGRSFEVFELPAGDR
- a CDS encoding glycosyltransferase, translating into MRILVVTSLFPNPYRPGLAPFNASQLRTLADRHPTTVIAPVAWTVELPARLRGAPALPSGRRIIRGGLVVDYPRYVHTPLILRGWYGRYFRASIRQSFERALMEFRPEVVLGSWAYPDGWAAVDLGHRAGLPVAVQVHGCDVLNAGLGLDRVPSRKRRTVEALQKADAVLAVSRDLGAKVIGLGVDPARVHVQPQGVDLERFSPGDRLEARDRLGLARSGKVLLWVGRVDPVKGLDVLIEAAAELLRRRVDFQVYLVGDGAPRAALEARSRALGLSRSIHFVGAQPNGQLPDWYRAADLTLLPSRSEGLPNVLRESLACGTPFVASNVGGIAEIAEGDAGRLVRAGDPVALADQIHRSLIDPPDASRHRPLSWDDSSAILADLLRALVSTKAAAS
- a CDS encoding glycosyltransferase family 2 protein — translated: MEPFTIAVVCFWTCAVLVVYAYLGYPVLIWVLARVFGQMPAPPHKDEFEWPSVSLLIPAYNEERVIEERIRNALAMDYPADRLQIVVGSDGSTDATNAIARSYAGQGVELLDYEVRRGKASILNQTIPGLRGELVLMSDANTMIDFDALRRLAQWFHDPSIGAVCGRLVLIDPANGRNVDGLYWTYETFIKKCENQLGALLGANGGLYLVRRALYAPIPATTTVDDLVIPLRAKLATGCRIVYEASAVAREETAPDIEGEFRRRARNGTGDFRSMEILWPLLNPVWGWTAFAFFSHKFLRLLCPFLLILLLASSVILSDRPIYRAALLGQLGFYLIAVAAGYTPLHPKVFRFLRLTTMFSGMNLALLLGFWRWIWGTQKGIWNPTGRQGQRA